A genomic window from Ciona intestinalis chromosome 8, KH, whole genome shotgun sequence includes:
- the LOC100183719 gene encoding protein enhancer of sevenless 2B produces the protein MESIAKYDFKATAPDELSFRKSDILKVLNLEDDRNWCRAEIDGRMGLVPKNYIELKAHDWYHGKISRVKAEQSLNKPHYPDGAFLIRESESSPGDFSLSVKYGSAVQHFKVLRDGAGKYFLWVVKFSSLNELIKYHREQSISRTQQIMLVDLPVENFKVQAAYDFRRQEPGELEFCQGDIITVTEWMDKNWWRGSVNNCTGIFPSNHVIVPPHIAQKMSNEPCQVPY, from the exons ATGGAAAGTATTGCAAAATACGACTTTAAAGCGACTGCTCCGGATGAACTAAGCTTCCGAAAAAGTGACATACTAAAG GTGCTTAATCTGGAAGATGACAGGAACTGGTGCCGAGCTGAAATTGACGGACGTATGGGATTGGTGCCGAAAAACTACATTGAGCTTAAAGCACATGA TTGGTACCATGGTAAGATCTCCCGTGTTAAAGCAGAACAATCATTAAACAAGCCACATTACCCGGATGGTGCGTTCCTTATACGCGAAAGTGAAAGCTCACCTGGAGACTTCTCTCTATCTGTCAA GTATGGATCTGCCGTGCAGCATTTTAAAGTCCTACGTGATGGTGCGGGAAAATATTTTCTCTGGGTTGTCAAGTTCAGTTCACTGAATGAACTCATTAAATATCACAGAGAACAAAGTATTTCGAGAACACAGCAGATCATGCTTGTCGATCTTCCTGTTGAG aacTTCAAAGTGCAAGCAGCCTATGATTTCCGCCGCCAAGAACCAGGAGAACTTGAGTTTTGCCAGGGTGACATCATCACAGTTACCGAGTGGATGGATAAGAACTGGTGGCGAGGATCTGTGAACAATTGCACGGGAATTTTCCCTTCGAACCACGTCATTGTACCGCCGCATATCGCCCAGAAAATGAGTAATGAGCCCTGCCAAGTCCCATATTAA
- the LOC101242818 gene encoding uncharacterized protein LOC101242818 has translation MKILSFALMAVLALVSSTYAATIMEVSAVTVFDRCHPMGRQSSYFETPTTSIASRNDDLPFRVRIFPARDGGSQQVQVVGNLFSKVMVQARLGHDSSAPLVGNWSSINLPSGHTVITCASNGSAVSSLDDVTKKAQVTYTWLGRCQEGINFFVYVLRDLTDSTWSYTRVPCAFVNLRTTTSAPVISEAGFTAWSAYGACSVTCGQGVKQRRRTCLLENICEGNTTESISCQMRSCQAPCLNRFLRCDVWSVGSACRGNFGSWLQRNCPRSCGVCNVPTSRRCVDNQAFKMSCFYWSRRQLCTSERSFWKKVVRERCPASCRIC, from the exons ATGAAGATTTTATCGTTTGCACTAATGGCAGTTTTGGCGCTTGTTTCGAGCACGTACGCGGCTACAATTATGGAGGTGTCTGCAGTTACTGTATTCGACCGTTGTCATCCTATGGGCAGGCAGTCAAGTTATTTTGAAACACCAACCACAAGTATTGCGTCAAGAAACGACGACCTTCCGTTTAGAGTTCGAATTTTTCCAGCAAGAGACGGCGGATCGCAACAAG tacAAGTGGTCGGCAATCTCTTTTCCAAAGTAATGGTCCAGGCTCGCCTCGGTCACGACTCTTCAGCGCCTTTAGTGGGCAATTGGTCATCTATTAACCTACCTTCTGGTCACACTGTGATAACTTGCGCAAGTAACGGTTCGGCTGTCAGCAGtcttgatgacgtaacaaagaaaGCTCAAGTGACGTATACGTGGCTAGGGAGGTGCCAAGAAGGGATTAATTTCTT TGTTTACGTACTTCGAGATTTGACTGACTCCACGTGGTCTTACACCCGAGTACCGTGCGCCTTTGTTAACCTGAGGACGACTACATCTGCTCCTGTAATAAGCGAAGCAG GATTTACCGCATGGAGTGCTTATGGAGCTTGCAGTGTAACGTGTGGGCAGGGTGTGAAACAAAGACGACGAACATGTTTACTGGAAAATATATGTGAAGGAAATACAACCGAAAGCATATCATGTCAAATGCGATCGTGTCAAG cACCATGTCTCAACCGATTTTTAAGATGCGACGTTTGGAGCGTAGGTAGCGCATGTCGAGGTAACTTTGGATCCTGGTTGCAAAGAAACTGCCCTCGGTCATGCGGGGTGTGCAATGTACCAACATCGA GACGATGCGTAGACAACCAGGCTTTCAAGATGAGTTGTTTCTATTGGTCACGTAGACAACTTTGTACTTCTGAACGAAGTTTTTGGAAGAAGGTCGTCAGAGAGCGTTGTCCTGCATCGTGCAGAATTTGCTAA